The window TCCGTCGGCAACAACCCGACGTTCGAGGGCGTGCCGCACAAGCAGGTCGAGGCCTACGTGCTCGACCGCGAGCTGGACCTGTACGACCACACCGTCGAGGTGTCGTTCGTGCAGCGCATCCGCGGGATGGTCGCCTACACCGGCATCGAGCCGCTCATCGCGCAGATCGCGGACGACGTGGAGCAGGCCCGCCGCATCCTTGGGACGGGGACGGGGACGGGGACCGGCGCCGGCACGACGGGCAGCGCTCCCGCCGCCGACGAGGCCGCGGCCGCGGGCGAGCCCTCCTGATGGCGGACGCCTCCGCCGACGCCTCCGCGACTGCCGTCGCACGGCCGCTCTGGCACGGTCGCGCGATCGCGCTGGTCGGCATCCTGCTGGTGGCGGCGAACCTGCGCACGGCCGTGGCCGCGCTGTCGCCGATCTTCGCCGAGATCCGCGCCGACTTCCCCGTCTCCAGCATCGGCGTCGGGCTGCTCGGGATGCTGCCGCCGGTGTGCTTCGCCCTGTTCGGGCTGATCGCCCCGTCCTTCACCCGCCGGCTCAGCCTCGAGGCGGTTGTGGTGCTCGCCCTCGGCGTGATGGTGATCGGGCATCTCCTCCGCGCCGCGGCGCCCTCCTTCGTCGTGCTCGCCATCGGCTCGGCCGTGACCTTCGCGGGGATGGGCGTGGGGAACGTCCTGCTGCCGCCGCTCGTGAAGCGCTACTTCCCGGACCGCATCGGGCTGGTGACCTCGCTATACGCGACCGTCATGTCGGTGTCCACGCTGCTGCCTCCGCTGATCGCCGTGCCCGTCGCGGACGCGGCCGGATGGCATGTCTCGGTGGGGATGTGGGGTGTCGTCAGCCTGCTGGCGGTGTTGCCGTGGCTGCGCATCCTGATCACCAAGCGTCCGGCGCACCCGGACAGCGACGCGGAGGTGGAGACCGCGCAGCCGGCCATGCAGGGCCGTGTCTGGCACGCACCCCTGGCATGGGCGCTGGCGGTCATCTTCGCGGTGTCGAGCCTCAACGCGTACGCCATGTTCGCGTGGCTGCCGCAGATCCTGCACGACGTCGCGGGCGTGCCCCCGGCGGAGGCGGGAGCCCTGCTCTCGGTGTATGCCGGGATGGGCATACCGGCCGGACTGCTGGTGCCACTGCTCGCCGCGCGGATGCGGAACGTGGCCCTGCTGATCTACGCAGGCGTCGCGTTCTTCATCATCGGGTACCTGGGCCTCATCCTCGTGCCCGGCACGGCGACGTGGCTGTGGGTGGCGTTCGCGGGTCTCGGCCCGCTGCTGTTCCCGCTCTGCCTGGTGCTCATCAACGTGCGGACCCGCACCCACGCCGGATCGGTCGCGCTCAGCGGCTTCACCCAGGGACTCGGCTACACGCTCGGCGCGCTCGGCCCCCTGGCCGTCGGCGTGCTGCACCAGTTGACCGACTCCTGGACCCTGGCCCTGGCCGTCCTCACGGCCACCGCTCTCGCCGCCGCCGCAGCCGGCGCCGTCGCCGCCCGCCCCCGCTACCTGGAGGACTGACCCTCCCCACCATCGCTTCCTCACTTCCTCCGCGATTTCAGTCCCGAAACGCGGACTAAGTGAGGAACAGATGGCTAGGGGAGGAGGTGGGCGCGGTGGATGAGGGCGGCGGCTCCGATGAGGGGGCCCTCGGACGAGAGGGCGGAGGGGACGATGCGGACCTTGCGCACGAACGGGAAGTAGTGGTGCTCGATCACGGTGCGCATGTGGTCGAAGAGGTCGGGCGTCGAGTGCGAGAAGCCGCCGCCGATCGCCACCAGCTCCAGGTCGAGCAGTGCCGTCGCCGACGCGATCGCGCGTCCGACCGCCTCGCCGGTGCGGGCGATCGCCTCGCGGGCGACGAGGTCGCCGGCGGCGTAGGCGGCGGCCAGCTCCTCGCCGGTCGCGCCCTCGAAGCCGTGCTGGCGCGCCCACGCCACGGTGTGCGGGCCGGAGGCCATCGCCTCCAGCGCGTACGGGTTGCCGAAGGTGTCCTCACCCCGCAGTGCTTTTCCGCCGAAGGTGGCGCCGACCTCGACGTGGCCGATGTGGCCGGCGTTGCCGGTCGGACCGGTGATCACGCGGCCGCCGACGATGAGGCCGCCGCCGATGCCGGTCGAGATGACCATCCCCATGACATTGTCGACGCCCTGCGCGGCGCCCACCCAGTGCTCCGCCATCGTGATGGCGACGCCGTCCATCTCGAGCACCACCGGCACGTCGAGCCCGAGTTCGGCGGCGACCGAGGCGACGTAGTCGCGCATCGGGTAGTCGCGCCAGTGCGGGACGTTCAGCGGCGACACGAGCCCCCGCGCGCGGTCGATCGGTCCGGCGCTGCCGATGCCGACGCCGACGATCCGCGCCCCGTCCGGGAGGGATGCCGCGGCCGCGCGCACGACGCCGCCGACCGAGTCCTCCAGCTCCGGGACGGTGGCGTTCCGTCCGGTCGGGCGGCGGTGGCGGGAGCCCTCGACGAGGCGGCCGTCGGTGTCGACGAGGGCGGCCTCGACCTTCGTCCCGCCGAAGTCGACGGCGAGGGCGTAGGCGCGGGCGGAGGCGGTGGGGTCTGTGGGCACGACCCAACGATAAACGAAACGCGCTGTGCTCATTTGAGCAGCTACCACGCACATGTTGCTCGTGTGCGCGACGCTTCCTAAGCTGGACGGGTGGCCCTGAACGATTCCGACGAGATCCTCGCCGTCAAAGCCGCAGAGCTCTACTACGAGGCCGGCAAGACGCAGGACGAGATCGGCGTCGCGCTCAACGTGTCCCGCTGGAAGGTGGGGCGGCTGCTGGTCGCGGCGCGCGAGCACGGCTTCGTCCGCATCGAGATCGTGCACCCGAGCGCCCGCCGCTTCTCGCTGGAGCGCGAGCTGTGCGGCTTCTACGGGCTGACCGACGCGGTGGTCGTCCCCGCGGCCGACTCCG is drawn from Leifsonia shinshuensis and contains these coding sequences:
- a CDS encoding MFS transporter; the encoded protein is MADASADASATAVARPLWHGRAIALVGILLVAANLRTAVAALSPIFAEIRADFPVSSIGVGLLGMLPPVCFALFGLIAPSFTRRLSLEAVVVLALGVMVIGHLLRAAAPSFVVLAIGSAVTFAGMGVGNVLLPPLVKRYFPDRIGLVTSLYATVMSVSTLLPPLIAVPVADAAGWHVSVGMWGVVSLLAVLPWLRILITKRPAHPDSDAEVETAQPAMQGRVWHAPLAWALAVIFAVSSLNAYAMFAWLPQILHDVAGVPPAEAGALLSVYAGMGIPAGLLVPLLAARMRNVALLIYAGVAFFIIGYLGLILVPGTATWLWVAFAGLGPLLFPLCLVLINVRTRTHAGSVALSGFTQGLGYTLGALGPLAVGVLHQLTDSWTLALAVLTATALAAAAAGAVAARPRYLED
- a CDS encoding ROK family protein; its protein translation is MPTDPTASARAYALAVDFGGTKVEAALVDTDGRLVEGSRHRRPTGRNATVPELEDSVGGVVRAAAASLPDGARIVGVGIGSAGPIDRARGLVSPLNVPHWRDYPMRDYVASVAAELGLDVPVVLEMDGVAITMAEHWVGAAQGVDNVMGMVISTGIGGGLIVGGRVITGPTGNAGHIGHVEVGATFGGKALRGEDTFGNPYALEAMASGPHTVAWARQHGFEGATGEELAAAYAAGDLVAREAIARTGEAVGRAIASATALLDLELVAIGGGFSHSTPDLFDHMRTVIEHHYFPFVRKVRIVPSALSSEGPLIGAAALIHRAHLLP